DNA from Deltaproteobacteria bacterium:
CGCCGCCGCGAAGCTGCCGCCCGTCAGCGACGAGGACGTTCGCGCCGCCCACGAGCGTTACGCGCAAAAAGCGCGCGCGGCGGGACGCGAGCCGAAGTCGTTCGAGGACGCCGCCGCCTCGATGCGCGCCGCGATCGAACGCCAGCGCTTTCGTCACGCGGGCCAAGACCGCGTGGTGGCGCTGATGAAGGATTACGGGGCCGCCGAGCACCGCACACTGCTCGACACGGATCCCAAGGACGCGGCGAAAAACGCGGAACTGCGTCAGGTCGTCGTCGCGTCGCGGGCGTTCGAACTCACGCTCGTCGAGTTCTACGCGTGGGTTGCGCGCCAGTCGCCGGCGTATCAGGAACAGGCGAAGACCAAAGAAGGTCGCAACTGGCTGCTCGACCGCTATCTCGAGGACGAGTTCCTTCACATCGACGCGCTCACGCAGCAGCTTCACAAGGACGACGAATACGCGACGCGCATGCTGGTCGCCGAGATCGGCATCCTCGGGCGCATGGCGCAGGAGCGCATCACCGAAAAGAACATCAAGGCGACGGGTGATGAAGCCCGCGCATACTTGGCCGCGAACCCCGACCGGTTCGCGGACAAGACCTGGGAGAAAGACGAGGAGGAGATCCGCCGTGCGGCGACCGACGCCAAGCGCACGCGGATCGTCAAGGAGTTCGCCGACGCGCTGCGCCGCGACCGCTACGTGGTCGCTTATCGCGAGGACGCCGTCGCGGCACTCGACCTCGCCGCCGTCACCGACGCGGGCATCGAGGCGATCATGCCCGAACGCCCCGGCGAATCCGCCGAAGCCCTCGACTTTTCCGATCTGATCGAGGACGCGCCGGCGGGGAACTGAGCGAATAGCGGCCCGGAGATTCGGCATGACACGCGACGATGTTCAGGAACTTCACTCCATCATGCCGATCGCCAATCTCCCCTCGACTCTCGAAAACGGGTTACTCTCCCATGCACGGGTCGAGCGGCTTCGCCATCTTTCGATCGCCATGCCGGACGTTCAGCGGCGAAGGGCGTTACGCTCCGTACCCGGAGGCCGCCCGCTCCACGAATACGTCAATCTATATTTTCACGCCCGAAATCCGATGATGTTCAGCCGCAAGGAGAGTCACACGTCTTTGTGCGTTCTACGGGTCATGCACACGGTCCTCGATCTGCCGGGCGTGGCGATCGCCGATCAGAATGCTTCGACGGACTTTGCGCGATTTCATCCAAGCCCCGAAGGACTCACGAGGCTGGATCGAAGCCTCGTCTTTGCCGAGTTCTGGACGGACCCCAACCCCATCGAACATCGCCGCCGCAAGGCCGCACGTTGCGCCGAGGTCTTGGTGCCGGACCGCGTCGATCCGTGCTATATTCAAGGCGCATACGTTTCCGGATTGCGGGCCGGCGCGGCGCTCGCCGAAATTGCGCCGTTGCTCGCCGTGGAGGAGTTGCCGGGGATGTTTTTCCAATGAATGGGGGCGCCATGGTCACGGTGCGAAAAGGCGACCTGTTCCGTTCGAGCGCGCAGACGATCGTCAACACGGTCAACTGCGTCGGAATCATGGGCAAGGGACTGGCGCTCGAATTCAAGATGC
Protein-coding regions in this window:
- a CDS encoding DUF4433 domain-containing protein, translating into MTRDDVQELHSIMPIANLPSTLENGLLSHARVERLRHLSIAMPDVQRRRALRSVPGGRPLHEYVNLYFHARNPMMFSRKESHTSLCVLRVMHTVLDLPGVAIADQNASTDFARFHPSPEGLTRLDRSLVFAEFWTDPNPIEHRRRKAARCAEVLVPDRVDPCYIQGAYVSGLRAGAALAEIAPLLAVEELPGMFFQ